In Drosophila teissieri strain GT53w chromosome 2R, Prin_Dtei_1.1, whole genome shotgun sequence, the following proteins share a genomic window:
- the LOC122614605 gene encoding alpha-2-macroglobulin-like isoform X1 has protein sequence MRRADAFAVTACGILALLQTMEPVKAEGMYTIVGPGTIHSHRDYNVAVAVHQTKEPVTLKVGITGPSYNETETVELATADEFKQITFKLPPLESGEYNLTAEGVKGLEFKNSTKLNWENFKPYIKIQTDKGKYKPGDTINYRVIFLNENLLPDTAEDEVVVWFEDSKRNRIKQEKHIKTTGGVYTGKFELSEFATLGSWSLQVQNGEQQSDGGIYFGGRRPFGGFGHSWRRSDERVNFEVEKYVLPKYSVKMDATQQVSVRDGEFNVVLKANYTYGKPVNGKVLVNVHLDSTSIWQNVDGKTVQTDYPGHSVVGTADMVGGKAKLTMDLKDFASYLPHKTSSSYAQITATVEEDFTGVKLNETSGVQLYPYRYEMSCTDYSTCFSFKPDKEHELNFKITYVDGTLITDSKSVVKAKFTEGIRRNYGFYNFGVDHQEPELPKIEKKTFVFESHLNKSSVAPFKVVLPDLPDIANFTRYYSIELEFVDETRELYTTYPYREPKNIENPSTEEEKEWFRAEVQRPKDVWNLKIGQEYQVTLNSSRPLNYFVYNIVGRGNILETKRVDLAEPQKTVNVTIKPSFLTAPNGRVYFYYVDETGEFRYAEETFSVEVELQNQIEIKAPEEVKPGADVALEIKTPAKSFVGLLAVDQSVLLLGNNNDLNKESFNWRLNGYDTSTPWQGGYSYYPGERSGVVTMTNAYFFYNRTAPVYHTQGFGGSSFAVRKTAVAQDSPVFHSTTAALGAAAPQAEGFSADSASAAPVVRKNFAETWIFADIESTEEEVFKWVKTIPDTITNWVVTGFSLHPQKGLGVTNDQTHIKTFQPFFVSVRLPYSVKRGEVINVPALVFNYLPKTLDVELTLDNEDQEYDFVDASNEVIGDQKRTQNIRVGANEAAGASFLIRPKVIGNILLKFKAISPLAGDAIHKPLKVIPEGITQYQNRAFFINLKDTGEFNNTFELEVPEDVVPDSEHVEFGLVGDLLGPVVKNLENLLRLPSGCGEQTMSKLVPNYLVRDYLKSIKKLTPALDTRIKRNLQEGYQNMLHYRHDDGSFSSFGPTKWREEDPVRNGSTWLTAYVLRSFSKIKDIVDLDEQFLAKGYDFLLTRQAENGSFTEHGEYFYGSQRSLLTLTANSLLALLEEEKPNQAAIDKAVAYLSANTAGSTELLPKSIAIYALQRAKAPEAAKQVASLKSLAKQEDDRTWWTEDLDKLRASKNCGRWWCWVWSQDVEITSYALLSLLESDQETADTVLNTVRWLIAQRNSFGGFASTQDTVVGLTALIKFAEKSGYEAAKWEVTVSNKGKREKSEKLTTSEENDLLLQTVEFPQGTKSLEFKAKGTGAAMVQISYQYNVVEKEPKPSFKVQTTVLPESSPAKLELSVCVDYVEEGKSKESNMAILEVSLPSGYTADADSFNDIRDIERVRLVETKNGDSVVVIYFENLAKNENQCIPIEAYRTHAVANQKPSSVVLYDYYDTNKKATEYYSIESKLCDICEGDECKSKC, from the exons ATGCGTCGCGCAGACGCTTTTGCTGTCACGGCTTGTGGGATTTTGGCCCTGCTGCAGACGATGGAACCGGTAAAAGCAGAGGG TATGTACACCATTGTGGGTCCCGGAACCATCCACTCCCACCGGGACTACAATGTGGCCGTGGCTGTTCATCAGACCAAGGAGCCCGTCACCCTTAAAGTGGGCATCACTGGACCCTCCTAcaatgaaactgaaaccgtGGAATTAGCCACTGCCGATGAATTCAAACAGATCACCTTCAAACTGCCTCCGTTGGAGTCGGGTGAATATAATCTGACGGCGGAGGGCGTCAAGGGACTGGAGTTCAAGAACTCCACCAAGTTGAACTGGGAAAACTTCAAGCCATACATCAAAATCCAGACCGACAAGGGAAAGTACAAGCCCGGTGATACCATCAACTATCGAGTGATCTTCCTGAACGAGAACCTGCTGCCGGATACCGCCGAGGATGAAGTGGTGGTTTGGTTTGAGGACTCCAAGAGGAATCGCATCAAACAGGAGAAACACATTAAAACCACAGGTGGCGTCTACACTGGCAAATTCGAGCTCTCCGAGTTCGCCACATTGGGCTCCTGGTCCCTTCAGGTTCAGAACGGAGAGCAGCAGTCAGACGGAGGCATTTACTTTGGTGGTCGGAGACCATTCGGAGGATTTGGTCACAGCTGGCGTCGGTCGGATGAGCGGGTTAACTTTGAAGTGGAGAAGTACGTGCTGCCCAAGTATTCCGTCAAAATGGATGCCACGCAGCAGGTTTCGGTGCGAGATGGCGAGTTCAATGTCGTCCTGAAGGCCAA CTATACCTATGGTAAACCAGTGAATGGTAAAGTTCTTGTCAATGTCCATCTGGATTCGACGAGCATTTGGCAGAATGTGGATGGCAAGACAGTGCAAACGGACTACCCCGGACATTCTGTTGTTGGAACCGCCGACATGGTCGGTGGCAAGGCGAAGTTGACCATGGATCTCAAGGACTTCGCCAGTTATCTGCCGCACAAGACCTCGTCTTCATATGCCCAGATTACGGCCACCGTGGAGGAAGACTTCACCGGCGTGAAGCTTAATGAAACAAGCGGTGTGCAGCTGTATCCCTATCGGTATGAGATGTCCTGCACTGACTACTCCACCTGCTTCTCCTTCAAACCCGACAAGGAACACGAACTTAACTTTAAGATTACATATGTCGACGGTACACTTATTACAGATTCCAAGTCTGTTGTGAAG GCCAAGTTCACTGAAGGAATTCGACGCAATTATGGTTTCTATAACTTTGGAGTTGATCATCAAGAACCGGAATTGCCCAAGATTGAGAAAAAAACGTTCGTGTTTGAGAGCCATTTGAATAAGTCCAGTGTGGCGCCTTTCAAGGTGGTTCTTCCCGATTTGCCGGATATCGCCAACTTTACTCGTTACTATAGCATTGAGTTAGAGTTTGTCGATGAAACACGAGAGCTGTACACCACCTATCCCTACAGGGAACCAAAAAATATTGAGAATCCCAGCACTGAAGAGGAAAAGGAGTGGTTCAGGGCCGAAGTGCAGAGGCCCAAAGATGTCTGGAA CCTTAAGATCGGTCAGGAGTATCAAGTAACCCTCAACTCAAGTCGACCGCTCAATTACTTTGTGTACAACATTGTGGGACGTGGAAACATATTAGAAACGAAACGTGTGGATCTCGCGGAACCCCAAAAGACAGTCAACGTCACCATAAAGCCTTCTTTCCTCACTGCACCCAATGGTCGGGTGTACTTCTACTACGTGGACGAGACTGGAGAGTTCCGATATGCCGAGGAAACATTCAGTGTGGAGGTGGAACTGCAGaaccaaattgaaatcaaGGCTCCCGAGGAAGTGAAACCGGGTGCCGACGTTGCACTGGAGATCAAGACGCCGGCAAAGTCGTTCGTTGGTTTGTTGGCCGTCGATCAGAGTGTCCTCCTGctgggcaacaacaacgattTGAACAAGGAATCTTTCAACTGGCGTCTAAATGGCTATGACACCTCCACTCCCTGGCAGGGTGGATACTCCTACTACCCCGGAGAACGGTCTGGAGTCGTGACGATGACAAATGCCTATTTCTTCTATAATCGCACCGCTCCCGTCTACCATACAC AAGGATTTGGTGGAAGCAGTTTCGCCGTAAGGAAGACAGCAGTGGCACAAGACAGTCCAGTATTCCACTCCACGACCGCCGCCCTTGGTGCTGCAGCACCTCAAGCCGAGGGATTCTCCGCCGATAGTGCATCTGCAGCGCCAGTAGTGCGAAAGAATTTTGCAGAGACCTGGATCTTTGCCGATATCGAAAGCACTGAGGAGGAGGTCTTCAAGTGGGTGAAGACCATACCCGACACGATCACTAATTGGGTGGTCACTGGTTTTTCACTGCATCCGCAGAAGGGATTGGGTGTCACCAATGATCAGACACACATCAAGACATTCCAGCCGTTCTTTGTCTCCGTACGATTGCCCTACTCTGTGAAGCGAGGTGAGGTGATCAATGTACCGGCTCTGGTGTTTAACTATCTGCCCAAGACACTGGACGTGGAACTGACGCTGGACAACGAGGATCAAGAATACGACTTTGTGGATGCCTCGAATGAGGTGATTGGTGACCAGAAGCGTACGCAGAACATCAGAGTGGGAGCCAACGAAGCGGCTGGAGCCTCATTTTTGATCCGACCCAAGGTCattggaaatattttgcttaaaTTCAAGGCTATCTCACCACTGGCCGGAGATGCTATACACAAGCCGCTAAAGGTAATCCCCGAAGGTATTACCCAGTACCAGAACAGGGCATTCTTTATCAATCTTAAGGATACGGGTGAGTTTAATAACACCTTCGAGCTGGAAGTGCCGGAAGATGTGGTTCCCGATTCCGAGCATGTGGAATTCGGATTGGTGGGCGATCTCTTGGGACCAGTGGTCAAGAACCTTGAGAACCTTTTGCGATTGCCCAGCGGTTGTGGTGAGCAGACCATGTCCAAATTGGTGCCCAACTATCTGGTGAGGGATTACCTGAAGAGCATCAAGAAACTCACACCTGCCTTGGACACTCGCATCAAGAGAAATCTCCAGGAGGGCTACCAGAATATGTTGCACTATCGCCACGACGACGGCAGCTTCAGCTCCTTTGGGCCCACCAAGTGGAGGGAAGAGGATCCGGTGCGCAATGGTTCCACCTGGCTGACAGCCTATGTCCTGCGATCGTTTAGCAAGATCAAGGATATAGTTGACCTGGATGAGCAGTTCTTGGCCAAGGGCTACGACTTCCTACTAACTCGCCAGGCAGAAAATGGAAGCTTCACGGAACATGGagaatatttttatggctCCCAGCGATCTCTATTGACCTTGACCGCAAATTCCTTGCTTGCCCTGCTGGAGGAGGAAAAACCGAACCAGGCTGCTATTGACAAGGCAGTAGCCTACCTAAGCGCTAACACCGCAGGGTCTACAGAGCTTCTGCCAAAATCTATTGCCATTTATGCCCTGCAAAGGGCTAAGGCGCCGGAAGCTGCCAAGCAGGTGGCCAGTCTTAAGTCCCTGGCCAAACAAGAGGACGATCGCACATGGTGGACCGAGGATCTGGATAAGCTACGTGCCTCCAAAAACTGCGGACGCTGGTGGTGTTGGGTTTGGAGTCAGGACGTGGAGATCACATCATATGCACTGCTTTCCCTTCTGGAATCTGACCAGGAGACAGCCGACACTGTTCTGAACACCGTTCGCTGGTTGATCGCCCAACGAAATAGCTTCGGAGGATTTGCCTCCACACAGGATACGGTTGTGGGCCTCACCGCCCTCATTAAGTTCGCAGAGAAGTCGGGCTACGAGGCGGCCAAATGGGAGGTGACCGTTTCCAACAAGGGAAAGCGTGAAAAGTCCGAGAAGCTCACCACATCGGAGGAAAACGACCTGCTGCTCCAGACTGTCGAGTTCCCACAGGGCACCAAGTCGCTTGAGTTTAAGGCCAAGGGCACTGGAGCTGCTATGGTCCAGATAAGCTACCAATACAACGTGGTGGAGAAGGAGCCGAAGCCTAGCTTCAAGGTTCAGACCACCGTGTTGCCGGAATCGTCGCCAGCCAAACTGGAATTAAGCGTTTGCGTGGACTACGTGGAGGAGGGCAAGTCCAAGGAATCCAACATGGCCATCCTTGAGGTATCCCTGCCATCTGGTTATACTGCTGATGCAGATAGCTTTAATGACATCCGAGACATCGAACGTGTGCGG TTGGTGGAAACCAAGAACGGTGACTCCGTGGTAGTTATATACTTCGAGAATCTGGCCAAGAACGAAAACCAATGCATTCCCATAGAGGCCTACAGAACCCATGCGGTGGCCAACCAGAAGCCATCTTCGGTGGTCCTCTACGATTACTATGACACGAACAAGAAGGCCACCGAATACTACTCCATCGAGTCGAAGCTTTGCGACATTTGCGAGGGTGACGAGTGCAAGAGCAAGTGCTAG